The DNA region TGTTCATTTACTGGATAATATTATGTGTAACCACAACCTCATTCTCTATGCAAGTCAATTGCGAACTCGCATGTTTTTTCAGAAGCTCTCAGGGATGTTCCCTTTCTCCATATTTGTTTGTAATCAATATGGATGTTCTCTCTAAACTGCTTGACAAAGCGGCAGGTGAGCACTTATTTGGGTAATCATCCTCGGTGTCGAAATCTTGGCCTCACTCATCTCAGCTTTGTGGATGATCTTATGGTTCTCTCATATTGAAAGGCACGGTCTATTGAGGGGAATTATAGCGTTATTAAATCAATTTAGAAAGATATATGGTCTAACAATTAGCATGGAGAAATCTACGCTGTATATGGTAGGGGATATAGTACATCGCTCTGATTCTGCAAATCTCCTTTATGTCACTGGATCTTTGCCGATTCGCTATTTGGGGCTCCCCTTGGTCAGAAAAAGTCTTACAATTGCAGACTATTCACCGTTATTGGAACAGATTTAGAAGCGAATTTTCTCATGGACGGCTCACTATCTCTCCTTTGCTGGTCGGTTGAACCtgatatattttgttctttggagtgtttataagttttaattGGATGGCTGCTTGTCGCTTGCCTAGTGAGTGTCTTGATGAGTTTAATTCCATGTGTTTTGGGTTTCTTTGGTCGGGGACATATATGAACTCTAGAAAGGCAAAGGTTGCTTTGGAGGTTGTTTGCAAATTTAAAACAGAGGTTGGTCTTAGGTTAAAGGTCACTTCAAGAGGCTAACATAGTTTGTTGTTTAAGACTAATCTGGCGAATAGTTTCTAAAGGTGATTCCCTATGGGTGCAATAGGTTTATATGAATTTGTTGAAGCAAGCTTCTTTAGGTCGCTAAAGAGTACGACTAGTCTGGCACACTTTTTTATGGTTTGATAACTGGTCCAACATGGGTACGCCTCGTTGATGTTGTGGCAGCCAAATGGTCGTTTAACTTTGGGTTCTAATTGTTTTCTCTCAGCTAATTGTATTCAAAAATGTTGTACAAATTGTAAAAacgttttattttaaaaaatatataatttaatattagataaaaaaaatgtgaataagATTTTGATCCAACCTAACAACcgtaagaaaaaattaaacgaGTGTTACTTTCCCAAATTGATTGATAcaatattacaatatatttgaGAACGCAGAAAAGTCAAAAAgcaaaataatattacaaaatcacGTGAGGAAGACACAAAAGTAAACGCAAAAGAAAGCTTTTAAAATCATGTTCCTAGGAGAAAAAACTAAGGTCTTGAATGATTACAAGTTTTTCAAtagattttggtttagtttttttaaaaaaacgaattttTTGCCATTCaggattttataaaattggtttttaaaaaaaataaagagtctagtttttttgcagattttactcatttacaaaaaaaaaccaaaaaccatcttAGTTTTTCTAATTGTTAGTgttattctttcatttttcaatttattattattttttttttaaatgttttaaactttttagcaaaaaccaaaaaccaaatctCTAGAAACCaataactaaaatctaaaaaccaaaagctaaaaactaatttaaaatttctatacaTTCAAGGCCTAAAAGTAAACGCATGCAATAGTTAAGTACATTCGTCAGAACCATGGACGGAGGGAATAAAGGAAGAAGGGTCAACGTTTTAgaattatgtaatatatagtCTACTTTTGAAtcttctaaattttaaattttatgttttgaaccctctaaattttaaaattgtattttggaGCCCCTTTTTATGATTCACACTTGTGTAACTATCCtcaaaatttgtgatttttttctactttttaaaTGTGTTTGACACTATTTGATACatgttttatagttttttatttgttttttgaccCCTACATATTAaacttattttttggttatcttttttcaaaatatgttattattttattgattctAAAATGTACTGTTTGAATGCGTTACTAGCATATAGAACTgtgtaaattaaaatatataaacgctctcttctctctcttaccTGGTCATTCGACCGTTGTTTTCTTCTTGCCGTTTCTTTTTCGCTGTCTAACGCTGTCGTCCCAATTTCTTGTGGGCTTAAGAACTTCTCTCTCAGATCTAGTTTCTATGCAGAGCTTTTACCGGAGATTTCAACGTTTTCTGTCCGGTTATTGACATAATCATCGATTGTGTTTCATAAATTGAATCTGTCGACTATGGTTATGGGTTCTGATATGGATTTTCAGCTGGAAAAATGTCTTCAGACGATGTcacttgaggaagaagaagaagttcctcTGATCATCTCTGACCATTCTAATTTTAGTTCTTCAGCTAGAAATTTGCGAACTGTTATAGGTTGGTTCTTGAATCTGGATTTTCAAAGGATGTCTAAATGGATTTTAGATATGCCTAGGATGTGGCGTTTGTATGACAGAGTTAGAGGGGTGGCTCTGTCAAGGGATCGTTTTCAATTCATCTTAAGTATGAAGAAGATATGAATGAGGTTCTTAAGACAGGGGTTTGGACGCAAGATGATTGGGGTATGGTCATGGATAAATGGGTTGAAAATCCCCCTCCAGAGTATTTGATGTTTCTTCCGGTATGGATTCGGCTGCGCAACATCCCGGTTAATCACTATACTAAGGATACAATTTCAAGGTTTGCGGAGTATGTGGGTCGCATACTAGATTTTCCATTTGATGTGGAGGAAGCTCAAAGTAAAGACTATGTACGGGTTCGGGTTCTTTTAGATGTATCGAGGAGGTTGAGAAATTCTAAAGGGCTTCAATTACCAAACGGGTCAGTAGTTTCAgttggaattgattatgagcgAATCCGTAAAAGATGCTTTCAGTGTCAAAGAATGACTCATGATAAAACTTGCTGCCCTTTCACTACTAAGAATCCTATAACTCCGTTGGGTGAGAATATTGCTGACTCTACTAATGATGCAAGGCATGGAAAAAGTTTAGATCTTCGGTTCAAGATGTTAATTCTTCCGTTGTTCAAACAACAAAGGTCTTAGCTGATGCTATGAAATCACAAGTGTCTCTGCCAATGAAGGAAATTTCAGCAAATCTGTTTATGGAATCGGTTCCAGGTAATTCCCTTTTTGGTTCTCCATATATCTTTCACTCTGGGAGCTTAGAGGCTAGCTCTTCAAAGGTCTTCCCTAAGGAGATTGTTTCTTGCAAAAGGCCTAGATCTTGTCTAAAAAATTCTAAGGataaaaagggtaaaaatttgaaaattattccAGTTTCCTTAGAGTTTGTTTCGGAAAGGCAAAGGAGTGGTAGTTCTGAGTGAACTACCGTTGGATCAGTAAGGCATATTAAGTTGGAATCCTTGGACAATTCGGCACCTTAAGGAAATGAGAAAATAACATTTTCCTGATATACTGTTCCTTGTGGAGACGAAGAAAAAGGATGATTTTGTGAAAAAAGTGCAAGGTTGGCTTAATAATCTTAAAACAGTGGAGCCTGTGGGATGCAGTGGTGGTCGAGCAATTTTTTGGAAAGAGAGTCTAGCTGTTGACTTTCTTTTTGTGGATAAGAATCTTATAGATATGAAAGTTTCTTCTGGTTTAAAGTCTTGGTTTGTTTCTTGTGTATATGGGAATCAAGTTCGTAAGCTTAGATCCTTAGTTTGGGATACAATTACAAGTATTGGAGTACTAAGAACAGAAGCTTGGTGCATGGTTAGGGACTTCAATGCGATTTTATCTAATGAGGAAAAGTTGGGAATTCTTTTCATACCTTTAGATATCTGGTGAAGAATTGTGATATGTCAGAAATTGGTAGTTCAGGAAATGGTTTTACTTGGGGTGGAGTTAGAAGCAAACAGTGGATTCAATGCAAATTGGATAGAGGCTTTGGTAATCCTGCTTGGTTTTCTATGTTCCTGaatgctcatcaatggtttcttGAGAAGCTTGGCTATGATCATAAACCTGTCTTGATCAAATTCACTAGTGACAAAGAGTTCTTTAGAggaaaattttggtttgtaaaAGATGGGCTGAAGACCCCTCTTTCTTGGAAGTAATTCAAAAAGCATGGAATGAAGATAGTTCTTGTGGTGTAACCTCTTTACTGGCAAGGACTGAAAACTGTAGAAAAACCATTAGTGTTTGTAAGAAAAAGGTTTGGTCTAGTTCAGAGATTAGAATTAGGAAACTAAGAAAGGAATTGACTGCTCAAGATGAATCTAGAAATCCTTGTTTTCAAAGGATTAATGTGATCAAGAGAGAATTAGCAATTGCCTTTAGGgaagaagaatttttttggaGACAGAGAAGCCAAGAGAAATGGCTTCTTGATGGAGAAAGGAATACAAAAAATTTTCAAGCCTCAGTAAAATCTGATAGAGTGAAAAATTCGTTGCCATTTCTTATCGATGAAAATGGGAAAGATCAATGTTCATACAATGAGAAAGGAGAGGTTGCTATTAAATATTTCACGGATCTTTTCATGTCCTCTCAACCAAATCAGATTAAAGAATTGCTGAGAAATTTTCAGCCTCGGGTCACAGAAAGTATGAATAAagatatcttttaaaaaaaattcaaattctgAGATTAGGCAAGCTGCGTTCTCCATTAAAAGTTAAAGTGAACCAGGTCCAGATGGTCTTACTGGTTTTTTCATCAAAAAGTACTGGTCTGTGATAGAAGATCAATTTCTATCTGAGGTGCTCAAGTTTTTTGATATTGGTTGTATGCCGGAGGAATGGAATCATACACATTTGTGTTTAATTCCAAAAATCAAAGCTCCAAACAGAATGTCAGATCTTCCGCCTATAAGTATATGTTCTATGATATGTAAGATAGTTTCAAAAAACTTGGTTAACAGATTGAAGTTGCACTTACCTTCTATTGTCTCCCCAACACAAGCAGCCTTTGTTCCAGAGAGATTGATTTCTGACAATATTTTGATTGCTCATGAAGTAGTCCATAGTCTTCATACTCATCCGGAGATTTCTCAATCTGCTATGATGCTCAAAACTGACATGTCTAAAGCTTATGATAGATTGGAGTGGAATTTTGTATAATACATGCTTCAAGCTCTAGGTTTTCAAGACCGGTGGATTTCTTGGGTAATGGGCTGTGTTACTTCGGTCAGTTTTTCTGTGGTGATTAACGGGCAggcttttggatattttaaaccAGAAAGAGGTATTCGTCAAGGAGACCCTCTCTCTCCGTTTCTCTTTGTGTTATGCACTGAAGCATTGATTCATCTTTTCATCCAAGCTGAATGCAAAGGTAAAATTTATGGTATACAATTTCATCATTTTGGTCCAGCAATAAATCACttgttgtttgcagatgatagtctttttATCTGCAAAGCTAATAAAGATCAATGTGCCGAGATGATGAATTGTTTAGAGAATTATGAATCTTTATTTGGTTAAGTAATAAACAAACAGAGATCAACCATCACCTTTGGGTCTAAAACCGATAAAAGCTTATTGGGTTGGATTAAGTTGAAGATAGGCATTGAGTTGGAAGGAGGAACTGGAGAATACTTGGGTCTTCCAGAGTGTTTAAGCGGATCGAAGCAACAACTTTTAGGTTCTATAAAGGATAGGTTACAGTCTAAATTGACAGGATGGTATGCCAAAAATCTATCTTAGGGAGGGAAAGATATATTACTGAAGTATGTTGCTATGGCCTTACCAGTATATGCGATGTCTTGTTTTAAGCTTCCTAAAGGAACGATTCGAAAACTGATTTCGGTGATGATGGAATATTGGTGGAATAATACTCAATATCATAATAAGATCCACTGGTTAAGTTATGATAAGCTAACTCTTCTGAAGGCAATAggaggttttggttttaaagacttgGAAATCTTCAATCAGGCTCTTTTGGCAAAACAAGCATGGATACTTCTACATGATCAGGATTACCTTTTctcaagatttttttaaaagcagATATTTTGTTAGTTCTTCTTACTTATCAGCTACAATGGGTAGACTCCCTTCTTATGCATGGAGAAGTTTGCAGTTTGGCAAAATTTTGCTTACTAAGGGACTTAAACGCATCATTTGAAATGGGGACAATACTCTTGTATGGATAGATAATTGGTTATATGAAGGTAGCCCAAGAAGACATGTGGGTAACCATTCCCTGATGAATATAAATCTCAAAGTGGCTGATCTTTTTAATCCGGTTACTGGTGTATGGGATGATAATTTATTAAGGTCCTTGTTTAACCATTCTGAAGTTAGCATCATCAAAGATATAAAGCCTATGATTGGTTATCCTCATACATATTGttggggaaaaacaaaaactggtGTTTACTCTGCTAAATAAGGTTATGAATTGATGTTTAGAAAGGTGAATAAAGTCAGATTAGCAGAAGAGGAAGCATATCCGTCTAGAAATCCAGTTTTTCAAGATTGTTGGAAAGTGGAAACTGTCCCTAAAATTAAAGTCTTTCTTTGGAAAGCTCTCAAAGGTGCTCTAGCTGTCAGTGAAAGACTGAGATCAAGAGGAATTAGAGTTTTTGATGGCTGTTTGTTTTATGATGAGGAATGTGAATCAATAAATCACATTATGTTCCTTTGCCCTTTTGCAAGACAGGTATGGGCTTTAGCTAATATACCATCTCCCATTTTGGGGTTTGGTGactcaatttttcaaaatatgcaTTATCTCTTCAGCTTGAAGAATTTTGTGTCCCCTCTTAAAGAGCTTGAGTCAGTTTTTGCTTGGATCCTGTGGCATTTGTGGAAGAATAGGAATTCAATGCTCTTTGATGGATATCATTTGGCTCCTAATTTATTAGTTCACAAAGTTGGGGATGCGTCCAAAGATTGGACTTTAGCTCAGTTGTTAAATTTGAAAGCCAACAAGACTTCACTTTCTCAGACAGCATCGTGGCAACCGCCTTTTAGAAATGAAGTTAAATGCAATATAGGTTTCTCATGGTGTAGAAGATTGGCTCTTTCTGGTGCCTCTTGGGTTGTAAGAGACTTTTATGGGAATGTTCTCTATCACAGTAGAAGATCTTTTGCTCGAGTCAGGTATGTTTTTGAAGCTAAGATAAAGAGTTGGGAATGGGCAATGGAAAGTCTGAGTAGTTTGCATTTGGATAATGTTACTTTTGCtgcaaatttatttattttaaaatatttagaaattatttttaattatattttgacctcataaaaaatatttatggaTCAGCCACTGGTTCGAACTTAGAAGTGTACCTTCTGGAAATCAATGTCaagtttttatgtttataaagaATTTCAAGTGTTTGTgttgatataaaaataaaattaaaagaagaattaaagtatatttttgaaCATAttgatcaaaataaaaccctgaCCATTTGCAGCCAGAACGATGGAACCCTAATTTCACACTTCTTTTGAGCCCATTGTAGCCAACAACGAAAAGGGTATAACGTAATTGACACGATATAATCACACGATGACTTGAAGAGCAAGTCACCACCGTACAACTGATATAATATGATCTCTTTTATCTTACTCTTTTCATCTAGCATCTGGTGATCTGCACAACTTCCGAAATGTGTTGGCCTTCATGTCAAAGACTTATTGGAAAATAAAAGTGAAACCTCGGGTGGGGGTTATGGTACATATTTAACGTTAGCGAAATTATGTAATGAAGCAGAGGCTTTAGAAGAAGCAACGGCTCTTCATGAATGCATGTAAACAGGTTTTAATATTACAGTGACTATGGAGAACACTATGATGTGGAGTTCTGGATAATGGATTCTGGGTATAACGGGTAGAGATCATAACCAGAAACAGATGATTTCCTTGTCCTTGTTATTTGATCGGTCATACCAGACGTGCTGGAGCTACCATCTGTATCAATGTTCTTCAGCTTTGAGCACCAGTTTTGTCCATATAAACCAGGATCTGACATAACCGGTGTTATCTCCATCACTCCCTCGAGCATTCGCACGACCTCTAACATTGTTGGTCTCAATGTCTCAATGAAGGAGATAAATTTGTGCAAACAAGAGCCATATTTATCATCCTCACGGCTTCTTTTCTGTTGAAATTACGTTCCAGCTTTGGATCTACAATCTCCAATATGTCCCCTTTCTGTTGCAGCGTCAGCGCCTGagattaaatgtaaaaatattataataccAAGAGACAATAGCTCAACTGATAAAAGATATCTGCAAAAGCCTATAGGTAGCTGGTTCCAGTAGCGCTTGGGACGAGACCATATAAAAGCATGAGAGGATGTACGCTTCAGCCCAAAAGctcttaatattttcaaaaaaaaaagtatataggGGGCTAATGAGAAAGAAACTCCATGTTTAATTACCCAATCGATAAGCGAGACGTTTTCAGATATTCCCTTGTGTTTTGTATTACTCTTGCCACTAACAATTTCCATTGCCACAACCCCGAAGCTGTACACGTCTGCTTTCTCTGTTAATTGGCCCCATAATACATATTCTGGAGCCATATATCCCCTGTGCATTATAAGAGAAACAAAGACTATGTTATTTAAGTTTGCCACAATGTGGTTTTAAAATGTAATACAATTATTACACTTACATGGTTCCTGCAACTTTGGTGCTAATGTGAGTGTGGTCTTCTTCATGGAGCCTAGCTAATCCAAAGTCAGATATCTTTGCATTGAGGTCGGCATCAAGAAGAACGTTACTGGTTTTTATGTCACGGTGAACCATCCTGATCAACGATCCTTCGTGAAGGAATTCAAGCCCTCTTGCTATTCCAACACATATGTTTTGTCTTGCTGGCCAGTCCAATTTCAGAGAGTTCTTTCCTGGCAATGGATGTAAACCAAAGAGAAATAGTATCACTTAACACTTGAATTAAActcaaaatataacataaagGCTGAATGATTTTAAATTACCACACAACACAAGAGCAAGGGAGTTGTTTTCCATGTACTCATACACGAGCATCAATTGATTCTTCTCGACACAGCAACCATAAAGCTTGACAAGGTTTGGATGGTTCAGACCTGAGATCATTCCTATCTCATTCACAAACTCGCGGTTTCCTTGGCTTGACTTGGAAGAAAGCTGCTTGACTGCTATAATAGTCCCATCCGACAGTTTCCCCTGCATTAAGTGTCTCATATCAGAAACCCAAAACATCTCAGGTATCTATATCTAAGAAGAACTTGGCATATTTTTCAGTACTACTTTGAATACGGATCCGAAACCTCCTTCTCCAAGTTTGTTAGCTTGATCAAAATTGTTTGTCGCAGCTTGCAGTTGTCTCCAAGTAAAGCAAACCGTTTGCAGACCCTGGGATCTCATTTCTATATGATCAGGTCCACACAAGAGAAATTCATCAGTAAATGCTATGAGCATATATACATGAGGAATGGATTCATATACGCTGTTAACTTCAATACCTCTTTCTCTCATGTTCTTGCCTGCTCTGTATATTTTCAGAGCATATAATCCCATAGCCAAGATAATAATTGTCACCAAGGCACCCGTTA from Camelina sativa cultivar DH55 chromosome 3, Cs, whole genome shotgun sequence includes:
- the LOC104778944 gene encoding uncharacterized protein At4g02000-like, with the protein product MNEVLKTGVWTQDDWGMVMDKWVENPPPEYLMFLPVWIRLRNIPVNHYTKDTISRFAEYVGRILDFPFDVEEAQSKDYVRVRVLLDVSRRLRNSKGLQLPNGSVVSVGIDYERIRKRCFQCQRMTHDKTCCPFTTKNPITPLGENIADSTNDARHGKSLDLRFKMLILPLFKQQRS